AATGGCAGCTTTCTTTATCAACCGCCCCATCTTCGCCACGGTGCTGGCGATTCTGCTTATGCTGTCTGGCGGGCTGGCCTTGCGCAATCTGCCCATTGCCCAGTACCCCGACATTGCTTCGCCACAGGTATCCATCTTCGGCCAATACCCCGGCGCTTCGGCGGCAACGGTGGACCAGAGCGTGACCCAGCTCATCGAACAGCAGATGAAAGGCATCGACAACCTGCTCTACATGCGCTCTTCCAGTGATTCCAGCGGCACTATTGAGATGGTGTTCACCTTTGAGGCCGGAACCAATATCGATATTGCCCAGGTGCAGGTCCAGAACAAGCTGCAGCAAGCCATGCCCATGCTGCCTGAGGCCGTTCAGCGTCAGGGCTTGCAGGTCAGCAAGGCCGTGGAAAATTCCTTTATGGTCATAGCCTTCTATGTCACTGACGCTTCAATGACCGCAGGCGGCATCAGTGACTATGTGGCAAGCAATCTTATTGACCAGCTTAACCGGGTGGAAGGCGTGGGCTCCACAACGCTTTACGGCGGCGTCAACGCCATGCGCATCTGGTGCGACCCCGCGAAAATGGAGCAGTACAGGCTGAACCCGCAGGATATCGTGGCCGCAGTACAGGCCCAGAACGCCCAGGTTACGGGCGGCCAGGCAGGCGCAGCCCCCGCCTTGCCGGGGCAGGAGATCAACATCACGGTCAATGCCGCCTCACGGCTGCAAACAGTGGAAGAATTTCAGCAGATACGCCTGCGCACCGAAAGTGACGGGGCAGTGCTTCGCCTCGGGCAGGTTGCCCGCGTGGAAATCAACGAGGAAAACTTTACGGGGCAATCGCGCTTTAACGGCAACCCGGCCGTTGGCGTGGCCGTAAAGCTGGCCTCCGGGGCCAATGTCATAAAAACCACCGACGCCATCAAGGCGGAACTGGCATCCCTTGCCCGCTTTTTTCCTGAAGGAATGAAGTACGACTTCGCTGACGACAGAGCCCCTATTGTAGAAAAATCCATCAGCTCTGTGGTGCGTACCCTGCTGGAAGCCATTGCCCTTGTGGTAGCCGTGATGTTTTTATTTTTGCAGAATTTTCGCTCAACGCTCATTCCCGCCATTACTGTGCCCGTGGTCTTGCTGGGCGTGTTTGCCGTGCTGTCTCTGGCAGGATACTCCATCAACACCCTGACCATGTTTGGCATGGTGCTCGCCATTGGCCTGCTGGTAGACGACGCCATTGTGGTGGTTGAAAATGTGGAGCGCCTCATGCGGGACGAGATGCTCAGCCCCAGAGAGGCCGCACTCAAATCCATGCGGGAAATCACAGGCGCGCTGGTAGGCGTGGCCGTGGTTATTTCTGCCGTTTTCGTGCCTATGGCCTTCATGTCCGGGTCCACAGGCGTCATTTACCGCCAGTTTTCCATAACCATTGTCACGTCAATGGTACTGTCGGTGCTGGTTGCCATTGTGCTTACGCCCGCCCTGTGCGCCACGATGCTGCACAGGCACGCGCACAGCCAGGGAGAAGGCCTGTTCGGGCGCTTTAACCGCTGGTTCGACCGCCTGACCCGGCGTTACGCCGTCAGCCTGCGCCCCATGCTGGACAAACCGAGGCGCTGGGTTGTCATCTTTGGCGCGGGGCTCGCCGTATGCGCTATTCTGCTTTTACGTCTGCCCAGCGCCTTCTTGCCAGATGAGGACCAGGGCATACTGTTTCTTGATGTTCAGCTGCCGCCGGGGGCTTCCTTCGAGCGCACGGCGAAGGTACTGGCGCAAGTGGAAGACTATTTTCGCCAGGACGAAAAAGAAGCCGTGCAAAGTATTTTTACGGTTATGGGCTGGAGTTTCAGCGGTTCTGGTCAGGCTTCGGGCATGGCATTTGCCCTGCTCAAGGACTGGAGCGAGCGCGGCAAGGGACAAGGCGTATTTGATGTCATGAACAGGGCAAACGCCCGCTTTGCAGCTACCCCTGAAGCCCAGCTTTTCGTCATGGCCCCCCTGCGGTTATGGAGCTTGGCAATTCATCCGGCTTCAATATGGAACTGATGGACCGTGGCGCCAGAGGACACGAAGCGCTTATGTCCGCCAAGGACGCCCTTTTGCAAAACGCGATGAAGCAGAAAGCCCTCGCCTACGCCCGGTACAGCGGTCTTGATGATTCAGAGCAATACCGGCTGCTTGTCGATAGTGACAAGGCAGGAGCACAGGGGCTGGACATGGCCGTGGTCAACGGAGCCATAGGCGCATACTGGGGCGGAGAATACATCAACGACTTTGTGGACAAGGGCCGCACCAAGAAGGTCTATCTTCAGGCAGAGGCAGGATTCCGCTCCAGCGCGGAGGATTTTTACCGCTACTATGTGCGCAACAGCGCGGGTGAAATGGTGCCTTTTGCCAGTTTTCTCGGTGTGGAATCCATCACGGCTTCCCCCAAACTTACCCGCTACCAAGGTGTGCCTTCAGTGAAAATTGAAGGTGAGGCCGCACCGGGGCAAAGCTCCGGTCAGGCCATGAAGGCTATGGAAGCCAGCGCCAAAGCTCTGCCCCCGGGCTTCGACTTTGCCTGGACAGGCCTTTCCTACCAGGAACTGCTGTCCGGCAACCAGGCTCCCATGCTCTACGCCATTTCACTGCTGGTGGTGTTTCTCAGTCTGGCAGCCCTGTACGAAAGCTGGAGCATACCCGTATCCGTTTTGCTGGCCGTGCCTACGGGCCTTGTGGGCGCTCTTGCCGGGGCTTGGCTGCGCGGACTGAATAATGATATCTACTTTCAAATCGCTGTGCTGACCATTGTGGGCCTGTCAGCCAAAAACTCCATTTTGATTGTGGAGTTTGCCCGCGCCCAGCACAGGGCTGGCAAAAGTCTGGCCGCTGCAGCCATTGAGGCATCCCGGCTGCGGCTGCGGCCCATCATAATGACATCCCTGTGTTTTATTCTCGGTGTCATTCCTCTGGCCCTGAGCAGCGGAGCCGGGTCAGGAGCGCAAAATGCCCTGGGTACTGTGGTGATGGCAGGAATGCTCACCGCGACGGCCCTTGGCGTTTACTTTACGCCACTGTTCTTTGTGCTGGTTGTGAATATATTTCGCAAACCGCGCAGCAAAGGCGGTAAGTAGCAATACTGCTGGAAAATACGGCAAAAAACATCGGCACGCCACGCAAGCCGTAATGACTGTGGCGTGACGGTATTTCAAAGCAAGCATTCACCGGGAGCGTGATCCCGGTGAATGCTTGCTGCATCACGAAGGGCGGCCCGGTCTGCCCACTGCCACGCATTATGACGCAAAAACAATGCTGGCTGTAACAAACGCATCCTATGATTTTTTTATGAGCACAGACAATCCGAATACACACAGTGCGCCCCCACAGGGCGCTCCTGTTCAAAAGCGCCTTTCCAAGGGCGCACGCTGGCGGGTGCTTATTGCCGTTATGGTGGCATGGTTGCCCATTGCCACGGACATGACCATCCTGCATATCGCCGTGCCGTCGTTGACGCTTTCGCTACAGGCCACGGGCACGGAAATACTCTGGATTATTGACATCTACCCGCTGATTATTGCCAGCCTGCTGGTGCCAATGGGCACGCAGGGCGACCGCATCGGCCCGCGCAAACTGCTCTTGGTCGGGCTGCTCATCTTTATGGCCGCTTCGCTGGCAGCGGCCTTTTCGCCAACGGCCAAAAGCCTGATTATGGCCAGGGGCCTGCTTGCCGTGGGCGGAGCCATGATAATACCCAGTGTGCTGGCCATCATACGGATTACATTTGACGACTGGAAAGAACGGGCCATGGCCCTGGGCATCTGGGGTACGGTAAGTACCGTGGCCGCCGCCATGGGCCCTCTGGCGGGCGGCCTTTTGCTTGAGCATTTCTGGTGGGGATCTGTTTTTCTTATCAATGTGCCGATCATTCTGATTATCCTGCCCCTGGCTGCCCACCTGCTGCCCAAGCCCCAAATCAAGGCCAAAGGCACATGGCCCATCGGGCAGGCTCTGACACTGGCCGCGGGCCTTATGGCGACGGTGTATGCCATTAAGGCCGTTTTCAAACAGGGCTCTTCAATGCTGCTTTGCGGCGGCGTGCTGGCTTGCGGTATTTTTTTGCTGGCATTGTTCATACGCAAGCAGCTGACTGCGCGCGCGCCCATGCTTGACCTTGGCCTGTTCCGCATGCCTGCCATCCGCGTGGGACTCGTGACAGCCCTTATTGTTTCAGGCGCGCTGGCTGGCGTGGAGCTTACCATTGCCCAGGAGTTGCAGTTTGTTCTCGGGCGCACGCCCTTGCAGGCTGGCATTTTCATGCTGCCCATCATGGCGGCTTCTGCCGTTGGCGGCCCTTTGGCCGGAAAACTGGTCGTTTGGGGTGGGCTGCGGAGCGTCTGTACACTGTCGCTGCTGGCTGCCGGAGCCAGCCTCGCCGGGCTGGGTTTTGCGAGCTTTCATGACGCTGGCTGGCTGGTGTTCTCGTGCATGGTCATTTTGGGGCTTTCACTCAGCATTGGTTTGACGGCCTCATCCATTGCCATCATGGGCAGCGTGCCGCCGGAAAAAGGCGGGGCAGCAGGATCCATTGAAGCTCTGGGTTATGATCTGGGCGCGGGCTTGGGCATCACGGGCTTTGGGGTTCTGCTGTCAGTAAACTACAGCGCGGCCTTGCGTTTGCCGGAATACATACGCCAGAGCCTGCCGCACAGTGTCGTGGATTCTATCAGCGATACGATGGTTGCCGCGGAGCTGGCTGGTGGAGAAAAAGGCAAAGCCATTGCCGAGGCCGGACAAATGGCCTTTTCCTCCGCACACAGCACAGTGCTGCTGTCTGCGGCGCTTCTGGTATTTCTTTTGGGCTTGTGGGTTTTCAACGGATTACGCCACTATAACCCAAAGGAACAAAGTAAAGGCTGATCCGGCAAGGGATGTCCTGTCGCCAAGCACACTGGCAAGACAATCCATGCAGAATCACGTTGACTGGAACCAGGCAGGCCGAGCTGATTTGACGAGAATGTATCAGGTAAAAACTGACGCTGCAAAAGCTGAACTGCCCAGAGCTGGTATGGTAAAAGCTTGTCTGCAAAAGTTGTTCTGAAAAAATACCGTGGCAAGGCCCTTCCTGCCGTAAATTCACAGGTAAAATTGTCCTCCTCCAAAGCCCTGCCCCCAGCGGGGCTGACAAGCCGCAGCGCGTCACCCTTCTGACGCGCTGCGGCGCAAAAAGACTGCATTTTTTGGCAACCATTTTGCAATCCCCTCCGGCATGGACGTGTTCAACTACAACCAGGCTGAGATTTTAAGTCTCATACTTACCATGATGCGGGTAAGTATTGTCATGTTCATGCTGCCTGTGTTTTCCACCAACAATATCCCCGTACAGGTCAAAGCCGCCATAACCCTGGTGTTCACGCTGGGCGTATGGCCGCATCTCGCCCTGCCGGGCAGCCAGATGCCTGCCCATCCCTTCGACATGGTAATCATGATTCTGGGCGAGGCGGTGCTGGGGCTGGTGCTGGGCATGGCCGTCAATTTTCTGTTTATGGGCATTCAGGCGGGTGGTGAACTTCTGGGCTTTCAGATGGGCTTCACCATGATAAATTTTGCCGACCCGCTCACCGGCAACCAGACGGGCATAACGGCGTTTTTTCTCTGGATGGTTTCTCTGCTGACCTTTCTGGCGCTGGACGGCCACCTGTACATGATCAAGGGCTTTGCCGAATCCTTCAAGCTGATACCGCCGGGGGGGCTTTTCATCGGCTCCAACATCATGTGGCAGATACTGCACCTGGCTTCGCAGATGTTTGTATTGGCCCTGCAAATTGCGGCTCCGGTAATGGTGGCGCTTTTTATGGTGGAAGTGGCCCTGGGCCTGGTAGCCCGCACCTCGCCGCAGATACACATTATGGAATTCGGCTTTCCGGCCAAGATTGGCGTGGGATTTTTCTTTGTGGGTCTGCTGCTGGTCATTATGGCTGACCATGTGGAAACCTTTATTCTGGGACTGGACGGCCTATTCACCAACCTGCTGCGGTCTATGAGCCCTCTGTATCAGTAGCGTTAAAAACCCTGTTCCAGTCCAAGCCGGAAGACCATATGCGGATAAACCTGCTCCGCATGCAACTTGTCCCTATGGTACAGCAGCTCTTCAACAGCGGCCATGGCCCCCTGGCAAGAGGCTGCCAAAGGATCGTCAAAAACCACATATCCGCCAGCAACCATTCGGTCTTTCACGCTCTCATATGAGTAGGCAACGGCGTCGTAGATATCACAGTCAATATGTGCCAGGGCAAAAGACAGTTTTTCCTGAAACAGCGTCGGGACTGTGTTTTCAAACAATCCTTTGACCAATATCAAGTTATCCAGACCGAGCATCTCTTTCCGCCTAAGCATTTCCCCCATCAAGTTATCTTCCTTGAAATCCCCTTGTTTGTGGTAATCTTGCGCGCTCTCGGTCAGGGGCATGCCCTCAAAGGTGTCCAGCGCGTATACGCGCCTGCGGCTTTTTGTAAATTTGAGCAGGTAGGCCATAAACAGGGCCATCCCTCCCCGAAAGGTACCAAATTCAATAATATCTCCTTGTGCATCCAGCTTCGGCAGGTAGTACTTAAGAAGAATAAACATATTCAAAAATCGCTCTCTGGTGACAAGAGAAAGCCCATGCGCTGCACGCTGAGCGCCATGAAAAAGCGGATCCGCTTCACAAAAAGCCCGCAGTTTATCTTGTTGAAGACTTATGCCTCTGGCGGCCCCATCATGCAGGGATACTCCTTTTCTGGCGCCAGGCAGGGGCAAGCGCAACAAGGTATCGCTATCAAAAATATTATACAGGAAATTATCGGACTCATCTTTGATTTTTACATCAAAGGGCGAGCATGGCCTTAGCATACAGCGCGTCACCAGCAGCCTGGTTCCCTGACGAACATAAACGCGAATTTCGACTGATTGACTATCCCGCTGAAGGTCAAGGCAGGCAACGGCCAACAGATTTTTTTCCACTGTTGCTACGCGGCCTCTAAACAAAATGCACTGTTGAGCGCTGTCTATCAATTCATAAAAAGCGCCAACATAACTGTCTGCATGGCCGTACAGGGCGAAGCGGCAAGGTCCTTTGGGAAAAGGCCCTTGAACCTGCTTAAACATCATGCCGTCGCCCGATCCATCGGCAAGCACGCCAGCCATATCAGGAACCAGCTTTCCCACGCCTGTCGCCGAGGCCAGCAAAAGTTCCTTTGCTTCACTGTCACTCATCTCTGCAAGCTTAGTCATGGCACTCTCCCCTATGCAAAGACCTTGGAAAAACCGTCCAAAACTGGTCTTCTTTGAGTTTTCCTGTATAGCATCATCTGATGTATCGCATCTTTTTTTTCTGCCGTATTATTTATCACATCGTACTCTAGCGGGGACGAAAGCCTCTTTTCAAGGCGATAAAAAGACGACAAAATTACCTCTGGCGATATACTTTTCCCACATATATATTTGTTAGGACAAGTGTCACCATTAAACATATTAACTTTATTTGACCTACACAGGTCACAACGCTCCTGAGAAAGAGCATGCTCATTGGCAATATATCCAGAAAAAAACTCTGGTTCACTATCTGAAAAAGATATTACAGATCTTGTTCCCACGGCTCTTGCCATGTGCATCAATCCTCCAATGACACCAAGGAAGGCACTACTATTTTTTATTATAGCAGCAGTTTCTCTTAACCCAACATGAAGGCAGTTTTTCGTATTTGGAAGCAATGGATCGCTTTCTGCTCCAATCTGAACAATCGTATAGTTTTTACTTAAAACTTTGCTTACCACAGACCATGTTTCATAGCCGGCAGTTTTCCATACTGCGCCATAGCTTTGCATAACAATATATTTATCATTTACAGGTCTGTTTTCTTCAATTTCCTGATCGCTCAGGTATATTTTTGGATAAATCTTGATATCGCCATACACTTCGGCTCTGGCACAAAGCTTTGCTATCATATGTGTTTCTGGATAACGCCAATGATAAAATCCATTTTTGCATTCAAGATCCCAATAGTGAGCATAAAATGGAGCGACACCACGTTGCAACAGGGCATCATGCACGTCGCGCGAATTAAAAACGGCATGTGCGGGAGTATCATTCAAAACAATATTTGGGTTATGCTCAAGAAGAGCATTGTATTTTGTTGAAGCCACGCAAAGGCCACAGTTCTCGGCAATTGCCGAAACGAGGATGGCATCGCCTATGCCGCCATCATTAAAAATCGTTTTTGTGCGTTGGGCCATATGAACAAATCCTTACTGGATACGGCGGTCAGCGGGGCGTCTTGCAAGCGCGAGCGATCACGCGCATATCGCGCCCTGGCACATGAAATTTAGCCTGATTATCTAGCACAAGAACTTCAAATCCGGCTTTGATCAATTCACTGGCCATTTCATTTTTTGTCCAAACGTAGCGGTGTGTTTCATAATCAAGCCTGTCCCACTGGTTGCCATAAAACTGAGAAAAACCCAGATTAAGGGCCCCCAGAGGAGTATCAATGCTGGCCTGGCTTTCCAGATACATTTTTATGCAGGCATCAAGGTCTGGATGCTCCATGAGAAGAAGCCCTTCCGGTCGGAGCAAACGGTGAAATTGAGCCAGAAGGTCTATGGCGGCCCATCGTGTAAAATGCTCAAGCACATGAACAAGAAGAATGCGGTCTACACTGCTATCAGCGGCATCCAACGCGCGGATATCCATCTTTAAATCGTAACATGACCCGCTTCGTGAGGTATCTTTCCCCTCATAATCATAGTTATCAATGTTTATCCAGCCCTCAATATTTTCCCCACCGCACCCAAGGTGCAAATTTATCTCATTCATGCCTTGGCGACTGGCATAAGAATTAATTGAGTTAAACATGTAAACGTCCTCTTGATAAAATGACACTTGGCATGACACCCCAAAGTCCATCATCACAAGGAAAGCCTGCCGTGCAGCCTCTTAGGGCATCCCCATAAACATCACGTAAAGGATTTTGAAAAGCCTTCTGAGTTAGCAGACGCATTGGCTATCACAGCGCTTGGCAGTCTTCCCCGTAATCCTGTCATAAACCACCTGGAGCTGTCCCAATGAGTGTTCCAGGGAAAAATCACGCCCAACATGCACCCGCCCTGTCTGCCCTGCGGCTCTGGCAGCCTCTGGATGCCTGGACAACCAGCCAACATGATTGGCCAAAGCTACTTCGTCACGCCCGTCCAGCACAAATCCGCTTTGTCCATGCACTACCACATCGGCAGCACCGCCACACCTGGTGGTCACTATGGGCACCCCTAAGGCGTGGGCTTCCAGGAGCGCATTGGGCAATCCTTCCACATAAGCCGTATGTAAAAAGACCGAGCAGAGCGACAAAAAATCGGAAACATTCTTGATCGCTCCAGGCAGAAGGATGCGATCAGCATGCGCAGTGCTGGCCACTACGTTCTTTAGCTGCTCATACATCGGACCGTGCCCAGCCAGAACTGCATAAAGACCGGGATTAGCCGCACATACGCGCATAGCTGTGCAGATCCAGAGCTCCGGGTCCTTAATCGAGACAAAACGGATAAGACCACCCACCACCGGGGATTTTTCAGGGATGCCGAGTTTAATGCGCAAAGCGGCTACATTCTCTGGCTCAGGACAAGGCCAATCCTTTAATCGAAGAATATTTGATGTCAGCGAAACACTTCCCGCGGGCAGGTTGAGCCATTCCTCATAATCGATGCATCCGGCGCGGCTGTTGTTGGTCATAACTACGCCTGGCATCTGCACGGCCCTGCTAAGAATAGCGTGCGCCAACGATTCATCAACACTTTCAAAGCCATATGGTGCTCGACTGCGCGGTGCAAGACTGCGCCCGGCAATTATTATATTTGGAACACCCGCAATAATCGCCGCCAATAGGGGTTCGAGATGATCGGCATTCCAGATATGCAGTAATCGAGGCATTAAACGCAAAAACCAGGCTGCATAAACGGCAACACTATCCCGAAAAACAGGGGGAGGATTTTCAAAAGCAGCATCTACAACTCCGCGTGCCGCCTGAAAATCTTCAACCTTTATCTTATCCAGAGAAAATTCAAGAACAGCCTTACAGCAGTTCTTGGCTTCTGCCAGAAAAAAATCATTTCCTCCTGCGGCAGACAAGGTCCGGCACAGCAGGACAATGGGGGTTCCTTTATCCTGAAAAGCTTTAGCTGAAGCCAAAATTTGGCGCTCAACACCGCCGCAAGTCAGGGAACCGTTCCACCATGCCACCGGGCCGATGAAATATTCTGGCTTGCGCAAAGGAGAGCCTTTAATGAAGCTCGCAGCATTGGCTTGTGCGTCTGACATGGTGATACTCCAACTGCACTGTAGTTTTGGCGCGCATAAAAGATTGCAACATCGATGCCAATAAAAAAGGGACTGCACATGGCAGCCCCTTCCACAAAACACTCGCACATGATCAGATGTGCAGACCTGCCCCACTTCTACCCCGCAGCCTTCTCCAGCCGCGCCAGGGATTCTTCCTTACCCAGAAATGCCATGATTTCATTAAGATGCGAGCCGCCCATAAAGCCCATAAGGGCCGTGCGCAGGGGCGGGGCCACTTCTTTGAACTTGAGGCCATTATCAGCCACATAGGCGTTGAGGGCAGCCTCAATGCTTTCAGCCGTAAAGGGCTCGCAAGCCGCGAACACTGAGACCAGCGCGCTCAGATGGGCCTTGCCGCCATCCGTCAGATGTTTGGCGGCGTCTTTTTCGGCATATTCCAGATCAGCGGCGGAAACCAGCAACGGCCGGAAGCTTTCAGCCAGTGCCTTGAGGTTGTTGGCACGCTCGCGGAACATGAGGCACAGGGGTTCCAGCCGTTCCTGCGTCAAAACGCCAAGGCCGGCTTCCTCCACAAAGGG
The Desulfovibrio intestinalis DNA segment above includes these coding regions:
- a CDS encoding MFS transporter; this encodes MSTDNPNTHSAPPQGAPVQKRLSKGARWRVLIAVMVAWLPIATDMTILHIAVPSLTLSLQATGTEILWIIDIYPLIIASLLVPMGTQGDRIGPRKLLLVGLLIFMAASLAAAFSPTAKSLIMARGLLAVGGAMIIPSVLAIIRITFDDWKERAMALGIWGTVSTVAAAMGPLAGGLLLEHFWWGSVFLINVPIILIILPLAAHLLPKPQIKAKGTWPIGQALTLAAGLMATVYAIKAVFKQGSSMLLCGGVLACGIFLLALFIRKQLTARAPMLDLGLFRMPAIRVGLVTALIVSGALAGVELTIAQELQFVLGRTPLQAGIFMLPIMAASAVGGPLAGKLVVWGGLRSVCTLSLLAAGASLAGLGFASFHDAGWLVFSCMVILGLSLSIGLTASSIAIMGSVPPEKGGAAGSIEALGYDLGAGLGITGFGVLLSVNYSAALRLPEYIRQSLPHSVVDSISDTMVAAELAGGEKGKAIAEAGQMAFSSAHSTVLLSAALLVFLLGLWVFNGLRHYNPKEQSKG
- the fliR gene encoding flagellar biosynthetic protein FliR, translating into MDVFNYNQAEILSLILTMMRVSIVMFMLPVFSTNNIPVQVKAAITLVFTLGVWPHLALPGSQMPAHPFDMVIMILGEAVLGLVLGMAVNFLFMGIQAGGELLGFQMGFTMINFADPLTGNQTGITAFFLWMVSLLTFLALDGHLYMIKGFAESFKLIPPGGLFIGSNIMWQILHLASQMFVLALQIAAPVMVALFMVEVALGLVARTSPQIHIMEFGFPAKIGVGFFFVGLLLVIMADHVETFILGLDGLFTNLLRSMSPLYQ
- a CDS encoding TylF/MycF/NovP-related O-methyltransferase yields the protein MTKLAEMSDSEAKELLLASATGVGKLVPDMAGVLADGSGDGMMFKQVQGPFPKGPCRFALYGHADSYVGAFYELIDSAQQCILFRGRVATVEKNLLAVACLDLQRDSQSVEIRVYVRQGTRLLVTRCMLRPCSPFDVKIKDESDNFLYNIFDSDTLLRLPLPGARKGVSLHDGAARGISLQQDKLRAFCEADPLFHGAQRAAHGLSLVTRERFLNMFILLKYYLPKLDAQGDIIEFGTFRGGMALFMAYLLKFTKSRRRVYALDTFEGMPLTESAQDYHKQGDFKEDNLMGEMLRRKEMLGLDNLILVKGLFENTVPTLFQEKLSFALAHIDCDIYDAVAYSYESVKDRMVAGGYVVFDDPLAASCQGAMAAVEELLYHRDKLHAEQVYPHMVFRLGLEQGF
- a CDS encoding glycosyltransferase family 9 protein → MAQRTKTIFNDGGIGDAILVSAIAENCGLCVASTKYNALLEHNPNIVLNDTPAHAVFNSRDVHDALLQRGVAPFYAHYWDLECKNGFYHWRYPETHMIAKLCARAEVYGDIKIYPKIYLSDQEIEENRPVNDKYIVMQSYGAVWKTAGYETWSVVSKVLSKNYTIVQIGAESDPLLPNTKNCLHVGLRETAAIIKNSSAFLGVIGGLMHMARAVGTRSVISFSDSEPEFFSGYIANEHALSQERCDLCRSNKVNMFNGDTCPNKYICGKSISPEVILSSFYRLEKRLSSPLEYDVINNTAEKKDAIHQMMLYRKTQRRPVLDGFSKVFA
- a CDS encoding class I SAM-dependent methyltransferase, whose protein sequence is MFNSINSYASRQGMNEINLHLGCGGENIEGWINIDNYDYEGKDTSRSGSCYDLKMDIRALDAADSSVDRILLVHVLEHFTRWAAIDLLAQFHRLLRPEGLLLMEHPDLDACIKMYLESQASIDTPLGALNLGFSQFYGNQWDRLDYETHRYVWTKNEMASELIKAGFEVLVLDNQAKFHVPGRDMRVIARACKTPR
- a CDS encoding glycosyltransferase; protein product: MSDAQANAASFIKGSPLRKPEYFIGPVAWWNGSLTCGGVERQILASAKAFQDKGTPIVLLCRTLSAAGGNDFFLAEAKNCCKAVLEFSLDKIKVEDFQAARGVVDAAFENPPPVFRDSVAVYAAWFLRLMPRLLHIWNADHLEPLLAAIIAGVPNIIIAGRSLAPRSRAPYGFESVDESLAHAILSRAVQMPGVVMTNNSRAGCIDYEEWLNLPAGSVSLTSNILRLKDWPCPEPENVAALRIKLGIPEKSPVVGGLIRFVSIKDPELWICTAMRVCAANPGLYAVLAGHGPMYEQLKNVVASTAHADRILLPGAIKNVSDFLSLCSVFLHTAYVEGLPNALLEAHALGVPIVTTRCGGAADVVVHGQSGFVLDGRDEVALANHVGWLSRHPEAARAAGQTGRVHVGRDFSLEHSLGQLQVVYDRITGKTAKRCDSQCVC